The Dokdonia sp. 4H-3-7-5 genomic interval TGGCCTACGTCTGTTACTATAATGGCGTCACCATTTGTTTTAGTATTAATGAGTTCAATTACCTCACCCATCGTTAGTCCATCCTTTGTAGGATGAATGTCGTTCTTTATGACTTTATCAAATTCTATGTTGTAATGGTCTTTAAATCTTTGATGCCACGCAGTATGTTCTTTCTTTTCTATCAGCGGCAATATTCGTTCAAGCGTATCTTTAGAATTACCTAATACTGGTATGTCTGCTTTTACATTTTTATTAACCTCTGCTGGATCTATTTCAAAATGGATCACCTTAGCTTGCTTTGCATAGCTTTCAAGGTTGCCCGTCACTCGATCATCAAAGCGCATCCCAATAGCTATTAATACATCACATTGGTTAGTAAGTACATTAGGTCCATAATTGCCATGCATTCCCACCATACCCACATTAAGCGGATGATCTGTAGGAATTGCAGATACCCCAAGGATTGTCCACGCAGCTGGGATTCCAGATTTTTCAACAAAGGCTTTAAAAGCTTCTTCTGCCTCACCAAGAATAACGCCTTGCCCCCATACGATCATGGGTTGTTTTGCATTATTAATAGCTTCGGCAGCTGCTTGTAATTGTTCTTCCTTTACTTCTGGAACTGGCACATAACTGCGTATGTGTTCGCATTTTTCATAAGAAAATTCAAATTCTTCAAACTGGGCATCCTTTGTTATATCAATTAATACAGGCCCTGGACGCCCAGAACGTGCTATATAAAAAGCTTTTGCTAGTACTTCTGGGATTTCCTTAGCACTCGTAATTTGATGATTCCACTTTGTAACGGGTGTAGAAATCCCTATAATATCGGTTTCTTGAAAAGCATCACTTCCTAATAGGTGTGAGCCTACTTGCCCAGTAATACAAACCATAGGCGTACTATCTATCTGAGCATCTGCAATACCTGTAATTAGGTTTGTGGCCCCTGGTCCTGAAGTCGCAATAGCAACGCCTACTTTTCCAGTTGCTCTAGCAAATCCTTGTGCAGCATGAGTAGCTCCTTGCTCATGACGTGTGAGTACGTGATGTATCTTATCTTGATGTATATGTAACTGATCATAAAATGGCATGATCGCCCCTCCGGGATATCCATAAATTAAATCTGCTCCCTCTGCCAGTAAACAGTGAATTAATGCCTCGCTACCGTTCATAGTGGTAGTTGTCTTTGCTGGATTATGTATGGTTTTTGTCTCCATATACAGGTATTTATGTGGCATTTTTTAAAACGTGCCCTTGTTTATTATCTTCTTAACGCTGTAAACTCTTTCAGTGTCCTTTGTGTAATAAAAAGTGAAAAACTCGTAAGTAATTCGTGGTTATTTCATTAAAACTCATCGGTAACACAGCCCTCACTTGCAGAGGAAACCATTCTTGCATATTTGTAGAGCGATCCTCTTTGTACCTTAAGTGGTGGAGCAATCCAGTTTGCCTTACGGCTTGCCAGTTCTTCCTCACTTATCTCCATATTTATGGTGTTATTTTCTGCATCAATCACAATCATGTCTCCATCTTGTATGAGCGCAATACCACCACCAGTTTGTGCTTCGGGAGTAATGTGACCTACTACAAAACCATGTGTTCCTCCAGAAAATCGACCATCTGTAATAAGTGCTACGTCTTTACCAAGTCCTGCACCCATAATTGCTGCTGTAGGCTTGAGCATTTCTGGCATTCCTGGACCACCTTGCGGCCCTTCATATCGTATAACTACAACATCTCCTTTCTTCACCTTACCTTCACCTATACCTGCGTTTGCCTCATACTCACCATTAAATACACGTGCGCTTCCGCGAAAATGTAACCCCTCCTTCCCCGTAATCTTTGCAACCGAACCTTCACTTGCAATATTTCCATACAGTATGCGGATGTGTCCTGTAGCTTTTATAGGATTCTCTACGGTATGAATTACATCTTGATGTGCTTTTAGATGGTCAACCTTTGCTAGGTTTTGTGCAATGGTTTTACCTGTTACCGTCATGCAGTCTCCATGTAGCATTCCTTGATCAAGCATATATTTTAACACTCCAGGAACACCACCTACGTTGTGAAGATCTTCCATTAAGTATTTTCCAGAAGGCTTTAAATCTGCTAGAAATGGAGTCGTATCACTTATCTTCTGAAAATCTTCAAGTTTAAAATCGATTTGCGCAGCTTTTGCAATCGCAAGAAAGTGCAATACCGCATTTGTAGAGCCGCCAAGAACGGTCACGAGCTTTACTGCATTTTCTAGTGACTTGCGCGTCACAATATCTGAGGGCTTAATATCTTTTTCAATCAAGTTTCTCAGAGCAGCTCCTACTCTAGCGCACTCTGCTGTTTTATTTGGAGAAACTGCTGGGTTTGAACTTGTATATGGTAAGCTCATTCCTAAGGCTTCTATGGCAGAAGCCATTGTATTTGCAGTATACATACCACCACATGCTCCTGCTCCTGGACATGCCTTTTTTACTACTGTCTTAAATTCTTTCTCGCTTATGGTTCCTGCAACTTTCTCTCCCCATGCTTCAAAAGCAGATACCACATCTAGCTTCTTATCTTCATGACAGCCAGGTGCAATAGTTCCTCCATAAACAAGTATGGAAGGTCTATCTAAGCGTAGTTGTGCCATTAAAGCTCCAGGCATATTTTTATCACATCCTACAACCGTTATTAAGGCATCATAAGACATTGCTTGCACCACCGTCTCCATGGAATCGGCTATGATATCACGAGATGGTAGAGAGTATCGCATACCAGGAGTTCCCATCGATATACCATCACTTACACCTATTGTATTGTAAATCAGCCCTACTAAATCAGATGTCTGTACACCCTTTTTAATATCGACAGCGAGCTTATTTAAATGCATATTACATGGATTACCTTCGTAACCTGTACTAGCAATACCTACAAGTGGTTTTTTAAAATCATCATCTGTGAGACCTATTGCGTGAAGCATAGCCTGTGCTGCTGGCTGCGTAGGGTCTTGAGTGACCGCTTTGCTGTATTTATTAAGTTCCTTCAAAAGTATAGTGTGTTTGGAATGGTTAAAATTATTATTCTAATATCAACTAGACAGTTTATAATAATAAAGCTGCCGATAACCAACTTAACACATTTACACTTAAATTACTGAATAACAATTACTTAAATACATTAAAAACATACTTCTACAAGAATATACCGCCTTATTTAATAAAGAAACAGCGTTATACAATTCATACTTAACAAACTAAAAAGAGCTCAAAACTTCACCTTTTAAGTTAATAACAACATCCTTAGGCAATACTTTATATTAAATCTTTCAGAAAATCAGCGAGGCTCCCTTAATAAGTCCCTATTTTTGGTAAAAACACACTGCCGTGACTATTCCTCAACTACTAGAGACTCAAAGAAATTATTTTGCAACCGGACAAACTAAGAGTATTGCTTTTAGGAAAGATTGTTTGGTACGCTTTCGCGAAAGCATAAAAAACAACGAGCAGGAAATCATTAATGCCCTAGCAGATGATTTTAAAAAACCAGCTTTTGAAAGTGTGGCTACAGAAATCAGTATTGTGATGATGGAACTTAATAAGGCCATCAAAGAAATCTGGAAATGGCAGATGCCGAAAAAGGTTTCTTCATCGCTTTTAAATTTTCCATCCAGTGATAAAATCATGTATGAACCTTACGGCACTACACTAGTAATCTCACCATGGAATTATCCTTTCCAGCTTGCGGTAGGACCTCTAGTAGGTGCAATTGCTGCTGGTAATACGGTTGTGTTAAAACCTAGCGAACTCACTCCTAAAACATCAGAACTATTAGCTAAGATCATTGCCGAAGTTTTTGACAAAGGACACGTAGCAGTTATTCAAGGAGCTAAAGAGGTTGCGCAAGAATTACTGGCACAACGATGGGATTATATCTTCTTTACAGGAAGTGTTCCCGTGGGGAAAATAGTTTACAAAGCAGCTGCAGAACATCTTACGCCAGTAACTCTTGAGCTGGGAGGAAAAAGTCCTTGTATAGTAGATGAATCTGCCAAAATACAACTAGCAGCAAAGCGAATTGTGTGGGGTAAATTTGTAAATGCGGGACAGACCTGTATCGCTCCAGACTATATCCTCGTGCATACTTCTGTAAAAGATAAATTGCTCACCGCACTCGATGTGGAAATCACAAATGCTTATGGTGCAGATCATGCAGTCTCTCCAGATTTTGCAAGAATCATAAGTGATAAAAACTTTGATAGACTTTCAAGCATGCTTGAAAACGCCACAATATTTAAAGGTGGAAATACTGATAAGGATTCACTTTACATTGCTCCTACGGTGCTTGACAGTGTTACTATAAAAGACAAAGCAATGCAGGATGAAATTTTTGGCCCGATTCTCCCTGTACTCACTTATGAAACCAAAGAGGACATTTCCAAAATTATAAATTCCATGGAAAAACCACTGAGCGCCTATGTGTTTTCTGAAAAGCGCTCTTTTAAAAAATGGTTTAATAATAGTTTTTCTTTTGGTGGAGGTGCGATGAATGATACACTTGTTCATTTTGTAAATGATAAATTACCATTTGGCGGAGTAGGTCACTCAGGAATAGGAAGCTATCATGGCAAGAAATCCTTTTACACCTTCAGTCATGCAAAGGCAATTGTAAGCCGCGGTACATGGATAGATGTCCCAATGCGTTATGCTCCATACAAAGGGAAAATAGGTGTACTCAAGAAGTTTATGAACTGGTTGTAGTACTTTAACTATAACAATAAAATAAGGGCATTTACCCCTACTAGAATAATCACTTCCCTAGTACTTTTACGTATGTTCAATTTTCCCCCCACAATAAAATTCTTATGGGAAGACCAACAAAAACAGAACGTTTAAAAGAAGCCAGACCAATTATTATGCAATCAACCCTAATTTTTTGCAAACTGAATTTACAAAAGATCTACGCCCGTAGTCGTCGTCTAGAACTTACCCACTGGAATGAGGATCAAGACTACGCAGATTATATCAACAACCTATGGACAACAATGATGAAGCACGATGCTATCAAAAAAGATGCTTTAAAGCTTGACGAAATGTTAGGAACAGGAGACGTTGTGCAATTACTAAGTGATATTGTCATGGAGCATAGAAAATCAAGTAACATTCAATAAAAAC includes:
- the ilvB gene encoding biosynthetic-type acetolactate synthase large subunit, which gives rise to METKTIHNPAKTTTTMNGSEALIHCLLAEGADLIYGYPGGAIMPFYDQLHIHQDKIHHVLTRHEQGATHAAQGFARATGKVGVAIATSGPGATNLITGIADAQIDSTPMVCITGQVGSHLLGSDAFQETDIIGISTPVTKWNHQITSAKEIPEVLAKAFYIARSGRPGPVLIDITKDAQFEEFEFSYEKCEHIRSYVPVPEVKEEQLQAAAEAINNAKQPMIVWGQGVILGEAEEAFKAFVEKSGIPAAWTILGVSAIPTDHPLNVGMVGMHGNYGPNVLTNQCDVLIAIGMRFDDRVTGNLESYAKQAKVIHFEIDPAEVNKNVKADIPVLGNSKDTLERILPLIEKKEHTAWHQRFKDHYNIEFDKVIKNDIHPTKDGLTMGEVIELINTKTNGDAIIVTDVGQHQMVGIRYANFKKSKSNITSGGLGTMGFALPAAIGAKMGAPDREVVAIIGDGGYQMTIQELGTIFQTGAAVKIVVLNNEFLGMVRQWQQLFFDKRYASTEMKNPNFCKIAEAYDIEAQKVTDRSTLEDAITRMIASKNSFFLEVMVEKEDNVFPMIPTGASVSDIRLA
- the ilvD gene encoding dihydroxy-acid dehydratase, with the translated sequence MKELNKYSKAVTQDPTQPAAQAMLHAIGLTDDDFKKPLVGIASTGYEGNPCNMHLNKLAVDIKKGVQTSDLVGLIYNTIGVSDGISMGTPGMRYSLPSRDIIADSMETVVQAMSYDALITVVGCDKNMPGALMAQLRLDRPSILVYGGTIAPGCHEDKKLDVVSAFEAWGEKVAGTISEKEFKTVVKKACPGAGACGGMYTANTMASAIEALGMSLPYTSSNPAVSPNKTAECARVGAALRNLIEKDIKPSDIVTRKSLENAVKLVTVLGGSTNAVLHFLAIAKAAQIDFKLEDFQKISDTTPFLADLKPSGKYLMEDLHNVGGVPGVLKYMLDQGMLHGDCMTVTGKTIAQNLAKVDHLKAHQDVIHTVENPIKATGHIRILYGNIASEGSVAKITGKEGLHFRGSARVFNGEYEANAGIGEGKVKKGDVVVIRYEGPQGGPGMPEMLKPTAAIMGAGLGKDVALITDGRFSGGTHGFVVGHITPEAQTGGGIALIQDGDMIVIDAENNTINMEISEEELASRKANWIAPPLKVQRGSLYKYARMVSSASEGCVTDEF
- a CDS encoding aldehyde dehydrogenase; translated protein: MTIPQLLETQRNYFATGQTKSIAFRKDCLVRFRESIKNNEQEIINALADDFKKPAFESVATEISIVMMELNKAIKEIWKWQMPKKVSSSLLNFPSSDKIMYEPYGTTLVISPWNYPFQLAVGPLVGAIAAGNTVVLKPSELTPKTSELLAKIIAEVFDKGHVAVIQGAKEVAQELLAQRWDYIFFTGSVPVGKIVYKAAAEHLTPVTLELGGKSPCIVDESAKIQLAAKRIVWGKFVNAGQTCIAPDYILVHTSVKDKLLTALDVEITNAYGADHAVSPDFARIISDKNFDRLSSMLENATIFKGGNTDKDSLYIAPTVLDSVTIKDKAMQDEIFGPILPVLTYETKEDISKIINSMEKPLSAYVFSEKRSFKKWFNNSFSFGGGAMNDTLVHFVNDKLPFGGVGHSGIGSYHGKKSFYTFSHAKAIVSRGTWIDVPMRYAPYKGKIGVLKKFMNWL